The sequence CGCATAGACTTAGACTTGTCAACGATGTTTCAAAAAGGACTTTTTCGAAATAAAGCTGAACCCTAAGTCTttctttccatatatttttctaagGGTACCAGTGCCTATCTTATACTGAATATCAATCGCACATTAATGGATGGCTAGTGAAATATAAATACTGAAATTTGCCtgcattaaaatttgtttggcatCTTCATAAGTTCTCTTGAAGTTGGAGGCAGTCAGACACACATCTTCTCTATGTTCTCTATGTGACTGTATTTTGTATCTTCATGTAATTTCTGTGCATCAGACCAGGCGAAGTCAAGAAAATGTCTGCATTATCATTGAGAGATAATAGGAAAAGCAAAAGTCTAAGGTGGACGTTTTGAGGTACGCCTGAGTTAACTTTAATGACATCTGATTCAGGGTAATTTATGTGCATGAATGGGTCGTATCAGTGAGGTAGGATGCAAACCACTTCAGTAAGCTTGAATGAAATTCAACTGATTCCGCCTTTTTAAGTAGAATTTTGTGACTAACTCCATTAAAGTCAGTAAATATGACGTCGCTTTGTTGACCaacttcaaattattttatgacaaatttaacaaaaaaaaaaacaaaatcaagttTGTGGTAATGGCTTTAATCTTTTTGCAGTACAATTTGTCTATGAGAGGAAAATACCTCCGTAGTACTCGTAGCTTTGAAATAGAACCACCCTCAAGCTCACTCGATACGCGCAATCGCATTTGGTTTTATGTATTtcgaaattgtatttatttcaaaatcaggCCAAGCATCTTTTTTGCAATGTTTACCTTGTAATTAGATGATTCgcgataattttaaaaataagcttCATTAATTGTCAGAACCTCAACTTATACGTACACTACCACCTACAACACGAATTACTTGTGGATTTGTGCTTATATTTCAAAGTAAATACAATCAGATAATTCGCATTAATGACTTTCAACCTGCTTaaagtggaataaaatatttttaaaagcttactctgctaataaattttaattacactACTAAAACCAAAATTATATGGCCGATtaagaaaatacataaatcTAGACTTGGATAGAGGGGACGTAGGTAGTAAGATTTGACCTGCTCAATTTGGTTTGGGCTAGCAAATTGTCTAAATAACAGTAGCTTGGCTTTGTTCAGAAACTCCGGTTAGAGAGATAAGCCTCCTTATTTTACTTCTCATACGCGAATACAcgccttaaaaaaattagagtaTTTCGTGACCTCACATGAGCCCGTAATCGGGCCTTGTCGTACAACATGGCTCATGCCGGGTGTGGTTCTTCCTCCATCGGGCGCCTCTCTGGGTGGCGGATAAGGGAAAACCCGTCAGATAATGGCAGGTACCGTGGAGATAAAGTACTCGGGGCGAACAATTAGCAGCGACTGTTTCCTGTAATTAGCGGCTGCCGGCAGCGCCTGTTTCCTATGTTAAGGACGACTGAGTTTTAAGGTGGAAAAATTTAAACCCTTCAGAATGCAACGAAAAACCACTgatgtattaggtgcgcaactaagttctcgctgattttttgatgaaaatacaacttttttgtcagtaaaaatggttacaagtgaatcattgaaagtattgcgcattgctggctactactttttcacatttttctggtagatctcgtataccgtcgcggtaaaactgttaatCTTTTgaagctatccacggatcaagccattttttgatgtcttcatatgaatggaactgctggtcagctagaccatgtgccatcgatcggaacaggtgataatcggacggcgcaatatctgtaGAAtatagcgggtggggtaggatttcccatttcagtgttttcaggtaggttttaacgggtttggcaacgtgaggccgatcGTTGTACTCgtaatgctgtagaatcactttttcatgcctttcCGCGTATTGCAATGCAAATCCATTAAACTTAACATCCTGCAAGTGTATGCGCCAACGGTTGACAAGAGCGATGATGGAATCGGAAGTTTTTACACAGAAATAGATGAACTTCTAAAGCTTACTAAACCACACGACATGACATCATTCAAGAAGATTTCAATGGAAAAGTTGGCTGTCCACGCATTTATAGTGTAACTGATGGTTTCGGTCTAGGAATCGAAATGTAAGAGGCGAGAGATTAATACAATTTTGTCCAGAGAATGTCAAGAAAATCTCAAATACTTGGTATTGCCAACGATCTAGAAGGTTACATACTTGGAAAGCGGATTATATGTGTACTTACTAGTTATATtaagcagccgccgtagccgaatgcgttggtacgtgactaccattcggaatccagagagaacgtaggttcgaatctcggtgaaaaaccaaaatgaagaaaaagttttttctaatagcggtcgcccctcggcaggcaatggcaaacctccgagtgtagttctgccatgaaaaagcttctcataaaaaaaatatctgccgttcggagtcggcttgaaactgaaggtcccttcatttgtggaacaacatcaagacgcataccacaaatatgaggaggagctcggccaaacacccaaaaaggatgtgcgcgccaattatatatataccctATTATCAGAAATTActggaaatgtttaaataaaacaacaacagagttaaatttcaggcaaattcattttatctattttcatctgaagcaacacacatgtgccaacgcttaatccagtcctccatgcacccctggtaggccaacGAAGGGAtggtcttcagctccttcgtcgcattctctttgacctTCTCTATCAaccgactgaaatctccttccacgaaggggaaacttcaacttgggaaccAAAAAAGGAGTCGCACGGggacatatcaggtgaatacggtgcttgcacgatggtatttacttggagtttcgtcaaataatccagcacaattcgGGCTCGGTGCGATTTAGCTCTGAAATATTACCAAAGTATCTACTTATCCAGTAGCTGACATTTTTTCAGCCCACAATTTATtactattaactattttttatcaaCTACTTTTCTTATTACAGGAATGCTTCATCAGAAATTACGTTAAGTTGCAATTGAAAAACTTCACGTGGTGCATCCTCCGATGCgttttgaataagtttttttatcCTCCTGTAAGATTCTTCCTCGTATTTGGCGTAGATATGGCGTATATTCAATTCTTCATAAAGTTGTTTAACACGAGCTAGCTTCTCGGGATCTGAAAAGGAAATGGGAACATTCATTTCAAATTCGTTATGTGATGTATGACCGACTTATGATgagtaaatgaaattttaagtgcCGACTGGAGCTTCAAATTATTaatagattattttttataccaatatgccctgttgttgttgttgtagcagtaatacaagcACTGTCAATGTAGTGTATATccccggtcgtcttcgtctagctcatctacaggtaggcccaggaaatttGCTGTTTCGGAAggctgggtccagagggagagggatgttagatgagtgggttttaagGGGCATGTGAAATGGTGATTAGTGTCGTAAGGGGTGCCTCCACTTGCCGGACTATGTCGGGGTCatttctggataagtaggagtttaaccagcTACAATGTCCAGAACTtgattgtgccagtgttacgtgGGTCttacgaggaagctggagctcttcatctgctttaGGTGgttgttggactccgattacgacattcggtggtcgggagcttaggaagatGATgacggtctcccgatgaatgtcgtttattctCTGCCTAAACACTGTTTGGTCCAGTAAATGTCTGTTAGTTTTATCCTGGATCTCGTCTGCGTAATTAAGGatatgtctcctgacgtgcctgggaggcggttCTAGCTCAAGCatgtgtctgcaagggtgaaacctgcgaCAGGACCCAAACAGGAACTGCTTCCTGTGCagtttattttgctccattggAGGGAGCATCtatgcctcgttgtgaaggtgttgaagagggtacatcaggaggcaaccagtcgctgtccgaatagcagtgttttggcaagtctggagcttcatccactgcgtgtcactagtgaCGCAgtatagtttagaaccggccgatcAATtgtcttaaatgtcgatagcaacatttctttgtctttgccccaagtgctgccggcaagcgatttgaggaccttatTGCGATTTTGGCTCGAGTGGCAATTGCAGTTGTGTGTCTTaagtgtcatcgacttttaccttgagtttcagtttgacctcctttgtctaGGTGGTAAAGAAGGtcgaaagttggagattcctcgcagtgaaaaagagAGAAAGTCTGGTGAGATAATCGTTTACCTTGGCGCACAGGCCAATACGCCCTAAATCATGTTGCTCTTTACGTGGATATTTGTATcctttatgattttatttcctTGCTCATGTGTATGATTACACCTACCGTCTTGTCCATAGCATTCCTCTAAAATGTTTTTCTGTTCCGGGCTAGCTTTTTCCAAGAGAGATGCCACCAACCAGGTACACTTATTGGCCTGTATGTCTTCTGTGCCAGTTTTGCCAGTTTTGTGAGGATTTCCAAAACAATCAAGGAAATCATTTTGCACTTGGAAGAAATGACCCAATTCAAATGTAATCGCTTTACATTCATCGTATACCTTCTGGTTTTTAACTCTAAACACAAACAGTTTAACAATTATcgcaaatttttagaatttcagTTACCATTTGAATTTGTACTCACCCCGCTAAGTGCATACCAGCAGCTACAGGTAAATAGAGCAAATGAGATGAAGTTTTGTGGTCCACAATCGCATTGCACGCCTCCATAGTGAAAGTGCTGACATTCCTTTTGCCAATGAGCATATCTATTGACTGTCCACGTAAACATTCAAAGCAACTTTCATGGAACAAATCTATCAGATCCACATAGCAATCCAGATGACGGAAGTGCTTTCTGAGCAATACATAGGTGGAATTCTCAATCATGAGCGCATCGTTCACAGCATTGAGACCAACGTTTTCCAATGCATTCCAACACACCTGGCCCCGACGTGTGGTGCTCTTGTCCATGATGTCATCGAACATGAGGAGCGCGTAATGCAGCTACAGAGCGCATGAAAATGTAGGAAATCAGGTAATTTACCAATAACGTAGATATAACTAACAGAGATGCCCACCAGTTCAATACTCCAGCCAAGTATGAGagccaatttcaatttttcggcAGTGAGTTCATTGCCCTTGACAAAACATTTGTAAGTCAAGGCGGTGATTGGACCATTTTTTTTGAGGTTCGTTGCTATGTTATAATCCAAGGCCTATAAATTAATCAAGAAATATTGTAGTGGAGGGTGATTTAATTTAACTTCAGCTTAGAAAATGAGTGCCGTTACCTTTCTAAACCATTTTGCAGCGTCCTTGTTATTGTCCCTACCAACTATCTCAGCAAGGTCACGCGCAATATCTGTAAATAAGGAAAATGTAGgtagaattgaatttttttccttgttctctCCTCTaggaagcatagggcctcgacaagactcttccatcctACACGGTTCTgtactgttgtttttgcaccgtcccatgagatttcggcatctgctagttcgcgcagcctcggccttctccaagtgttttttggtcgaccgcgaccccTGCTCCCTTGcgagttccagtccagtgccgtcctcgtgatgctatctggtggttttcttaaTGTGGGACCTATCCATcgtcactttctgcgtttgatttgcttaaggatgggttcctcgttcgttaatctccacactgcatcgttactgatggtgtttgtccagaatattctgcagatgatgcggaggcatttgctgatgaaggattgtagcctgtGTGTGATgatgttagagaccagccatgttttgcTTCCGcacaacaatacggacttcacgtGGGAACCGAAGaatcgtagtttagtgcgcctggagatttgcgagctCCTCCATACTGAaagccgcccttgctttgtttagcctggaGTTAagatcttcatctgctccaccatctgccgtaatgatgcagccgaggtagcggAAGCTTTCAACGAATTCTACCGGCATCCCTCAatcaatatctgccttgcgttattgtggtaaactctctcgattgcatgtcagagagtttgtgagagaggaggcagatgtcatcggagAAGTCCAGGTCCTCGAGATGTTCGgtaaaactccatacgatgccttttttgtgcaaaGTCAGTTGGCTCATGAGGTCATCAAGGATGacggcgaagagaaggggcgacaaccttggggacaaccttgccttaccttaattgaattgaaattagcAACATTTTTTCCTCTGTTGTAGGACAATCGTGGTTCTCCAAACTAAGACAAAATGATTTATACAGGGTGTTTTTCCCCCATTACGAATACTTTAATGTTATATTTTGTGCATAATTTCATGACGGAAGAGGCCTAAAAGTTGGGGTGCAACCTGAGCGCCTTAGGAATGACAgccatttttactttttatcttACCTCACTACGAAGATGTATCTAACAAACACtttaacatatattttaatggagAAGCCAATAGAATGATCCACTAGATAACAAAGCGCATGCGCCTTGAAGTTACCGcgccttaatttttttgcaaacttttgaaataatttattttcaaggcATACTTGAATGCTCCGCTAATATAGACCACAAACCTTAAGAAACTTTGAAACGTTGGAAAAAGGGTCAAGTTCAAAAAACAGATACAAAACCAGATAGTAAATAGAGCTTAAAATTTGATGCTGACTATCATTCTGAGAGGGGTCTGTTTATTTACAGTCGTACACCTCTTGACTATTGTATAGCTGCAAGTTttatatttatggatataaaagtatgtatgaatgtacctGGATATGCGTCCATAAATTCACGGTTTTCTTCATTCGATATCTTTACACCTGGGTAAGGATTTTCCATTGTTGAACAGGCACTAAAGAAAGTATCAAAAATATCCAATATGAGGAGAATTGAGAATATCAAACACACAGAGTTTcggaaaatatacaaatatatacaagtacagTAAGTGGCTATGAAATGACGAGACATACCCTGCAAGCCTTTTATTTTCtacataaatattcatttattatcaCTCTACGAGTACAATACTCGATGCGAGCTGCGGATGGTCGCCACTTTCTTTTACACATCTTTGACTTTCAATGCAGATTCAGCTTAGGAAACAAATAATAACGATTTGTGAATACAGTTTTGTAAGCCAAATTTGTGGAAAGGTACATTCTTCCCGTGGGAATTCAATGATGAATTTCAAAGCGTTGGTGGCACGATATGCCTATTTTTTggcaataaaacatttttcggtTGCTCATCTTAGTGTGAATTTAATCATTTGAAATCACCTTCAAATTCCACTTGGTTTTATACTCGTAAATATACAAGGCAgcataaaattaatcaccccagaggaagatttataatttttgaaaaatggctatACACAACATAAATGGCTATGGTCtttactagaatcatattattatctcatttccgatttttagagtgccaaatttaaaaccgcgccattttgtcatttttttttattcttgtacaCAACAGTAGCTAGTCATAGTCTAGTAGctgcagtcatactgattaataatctgtttggtttttcatGGTGGATTCATAATGagatatgcaattttttcttaccGCGCTGATTTTCCAATGCGTTGTGATACTGGCGGCTGAGCAAAAGTTGTGTGATTGGCGTGGGCACAACATGCGCCAATTGTTGCGCGGACAGTAGAATATATCTGTGGCCATCTGCGTACTTTCGAAAGCATTTTCGTTGTGGTTTCCTATGAAATAgcaattacaatatatttagtAAATGGTAGTTGTGAATATTTTCTTATAAGTATTCCACTAATTTGTTTATGCTACCAGGTTAATTCGTACTTGGGTCAGAGGTGCTGTAGTTAACTCAATTAGTGAAATTTGTCTATTCTCAGATATTTACGTATGTAAATATCCAAAagcagtaaaaaacaaaaaaaattcaaatatcacGATCACAggattatattacaaaaaaacaacaaaatatttccaTACAACTAAATAAGAATTGGGAGCGATTCCATTTTAagtcattcaaatattttttcaaataggcgtaaattcttctaaaaattggcTGATTTGTAATTTGAGTAAATAAGAAGTAaaacgttttaaaaaaaatttataattttgaggtttactcaatgttgaaaatattaGTATAACGTTTTCTGAAGAGAAAAATTTTCcggtatttttaacatttttaattttttgtctgctttattttttaggaataaatatgtttatcaaaatatattaattttttcaaaaaatatatattataatatttgaggaaacaaaatttttgttcatttttgaaagacagattttcaatttttttattaatatttgaataagtTAAACTAAGCTCTGTAATCGCTGCAAGTTTCCCTGTACGTACTGCAAATCGGTGAAGTCAAGGCGTATCTACTAAAGgtcaaggcgaattgaatactgAAGGTATTTTACAGTTACTTTAGTTTTCGCCATTTCGACATGCCTGACATTAGACCCCTTAccaatacataaaaaacaaaaggagAAGAAGTTgcgtgtttgtgaaaattcagtgaatggcttgttaatattgtaatttgtgtcctttaaactaaacaaactaatgaaaaggaAGTGTCGCTTCTTAAATTGTGCAAGCACGAATTATAAAAAAGGAAACGAAtgacgccgtggcaagaaagtgtgtgtgtgtctaatttcttgcgtttgatagtttctttttcgtttattcttcctcttcacaaacaaataattccctttcaatttgtttgtttattcatggagaCTGACGCTTCCCCCTGATAAAAGGTGTTTGGTAGCTAAGTTCCTAACGCTCAATGGCTTGACGATGCaagatttgaatgaaaaatgtgaCTAGACATTTTATCAATCTTAATACAAAACCGACATTCCCTGCCAGTAGACAAATTTCTTCGCGGCATGCGGAATAACACTCTGTTGGGCAACCAGTAAGTAGCCTGATGCTACCTAATAATTTGATGTCCTTTCTGCCGAGCGAGCAATCGGAAACTGCCTTCGGTCCAAGTCTTTCTACTACCCATTAGGACTTATCCGTGTTGGATTTACCACTCAGTTACGATGCCCTTGGCTAATGCTTTTTTGCAGTTCGAGAAAGCACTCGTTGCCTACACTGCCACTGTGATCAGTTACCAGTCAAACACTACAGTATGTACTTTTCCTAGAAACTGAAGGAGGTTTTATCACTCGTTAATGAGTTTAGATGGACCTTTCTCAAGATTTAGGCTGGTGCTGAATGAGAGAACTAGCATCTCAACCTGAAGCAAGTTAGACCACATGTCCATCTCGATGGAAAGCTTGAAGCCAGGATTGTTGGACCTGCCCCAAGTCCTGATTCATTATTCACTTGGCTGTGCTTTATTCTCCTAACGCAGGTATCTGAAGTCAAGAGGACGGGCGAAGAATATTGCTTGGTAAATATCGGCACAAATAAATCTCCTAAGTCAATGTGTCAGGAATTAAACTCAGTTTACATCAAACGAATTTTCCACGGAATAATTGTTTGAATTTCACAGTTTCGTTTGATGTTGCTGCTACCGTTAGAGAAATGTGAGCAAGTGAGCCCTTAGAGCGACACGGCGAGGCAACTTCTCACGGACGGACTATGACCGATAGAGAGGTCAACTCTTACAGTTCATTTATCACCCTAAATATTTTCTACTAACTTTGTTCAAAAACTCCATGTCTGAACAAAATTTCTTCAGTGGGTCCATTTAGGACATGATACATCAAacaatagaaatttttttctaatattagtCGCTCCTTGTTTACCTTtacatttattgcccaaaatgcaagatcACTGCTACTTATCCACTTTATGATGATGGCGATTACTTTTTGATCTTTTTCAACTCAATTGTCACTATCGCGTTTCCCGTTAGCATTTATTATGCCAATGTTTTATCGGTTTTAtccttagtttttaaaaatctaaGCCCCGCAAATGTTTAATGCACCGAAAGCAAATTATTACTGCGAGAATAAGAAACTTGACCACATTAAAATAAAGCCAAGCTCAAGTACACACGACACGCGCAATCGAGTGGCAACAAGGGGGAAAGTTTGCGTTTGAGCTTCAAACtgaattaatatttataattttgaataattttcccATAGTTACAGCCCCAAATAGCAGTTAGAGACTGCACTACATCGGGTTGTGCATAAATAATGGACTCGGATATTAAAGACGGAATGCCAATGCGATAATCAAAggaattaacaaataaatacttacttttGTAATCCTacttgtgtacatatgtatgtattagtctCTTAGTTATTTTGATCTGTTTGTTGAAtctgttttaagtttcttttttaCGCCAAACCAACCCAAGCTTTTAGTCCCCACAACAAAGCCATTCAGTTGCAATATGAAAGTGACAAAAAAGCAGCTGTGAAATATTGGTTGTAATGCAGGTTGAAAGCTCCTCCGAAATGAGAAAATTATGTAAGACTTTCCTAAAATCTCTCAAAagaacaattttcaaaatactcgaataaaaacataaaaaatgtgtaaccttttcaaaacttaagttgaaattttgtaagGAGAGTaaaaacaaggtggcgcaaaactaatcattcaatttgattaatatttgtactaaacgaaaaaaaaacaatgattttgagtgatggacatctttattttgacctttacgcgctctgtttgtttactgcagctgtctagttcccaAGTGACCAATACGATTGACGtccgacgccatttgcaaaaattataaagcttTCGATGGGgtgattaggttaggttaggctaggttgtaatggttgtccagaaagtgggcccacttggacgaaagaagtttgattcatgctttgtgataccattacaaGGAGAGGAAAAAGAGATGAAGGAAAACGATAGTACCAAAAGGAGAGGGGTGGGAGGGTTGAGTATTTTCGGACTATGAACGATGACTAATTCGTGGCTGTGTTAGCCATTTTATGCTGctaatgaagttcatcagatttttgatatgaTAGGGGGATTAGTTTTACACCAAATTGTATATCAATACCAATCAAAATGTGGTTTTATGAGAACAACtgatttgatttgtgttttttatggTATTTGTGGATAGATTGTCAAAATTAAGGATTTTGTTCACTTTCCcattgtttaaattttgatttgaattcaTAATTGATGAAGTAATTGGAGCAGTGATTTAATGTAAATTCACTGTCTAATAATGCGACTTCGTAAAAAGAGAAAAGAGGGCAgatttatgtattttctttgtttttttcttgtattattttcttatgGGGTTAATAGTcggggagccaggggtcgattttggactgcgtttttataccgttaaattcttgactatacctacttgtgatttagctttcatgaataacgaaagtgaacgtcagctggcgcacccgtGGTGGGTGTGTTTGtaggagggtacgaaacgtgtcgaaaaacaatttctaccaactcattttataccggctgaaatttttttcatgtattgttgatatttagtaaaaaaaaaattagtcagCTGCGCGGaagaggggggaaaatacgtcagctgaacgcaatgatacattcttgcttcggctgacggtcttctcaccgctataaacgcagctgaccatcattattatattttcatatgtgtccaaaattatgtaaacaaatttcaatcggcataagtagttttactttttaatttattttacaagttcgcctgttcagctgacgtattttcccctctctccggcgcagctgactacttttttttatttaaacatttttttcgacacgtttcgcagcatcccacgcacgtacccaccgctactggaccagctgacagttggtttcgtcatccattggatggcgtctgacttcagtattaaaatcagtcggcatgaaatgatgaggtcaaaatgacccctggttCCCGTACTATAGCCACTGTAGCGAGGGACAAtgaaatacattctgtcaaaaaaatatcgggaattgttcatttaaaaacgCGCATTACACATACTTATGtctaaattgtttttgctggaatgttggtacaactgccctctatagtgtcgcagagtttgagcgtaatctgtcaattagcttgtttttgacatttaattatatcagtcaagcgcagatgtgctctgcgatttttattatggataaaaatatcgaacaaagaatttgtcttaaattttgtgttttgaacgggatttcgtatgCTGAATTTGTTGCTTTGTCAAAAGCATGTGTCTACGAGTAGTATAAGGCTTTTACAGAgcgccgagaagtcgtggaagattttcgACGATCTGGccac is a genomic window of Anastrepha ludens isolate Willacy chromosome 6, idAnaLude1.1, whole genome shotgun sequence containing:
- the LOC128866023 gene encoding farnesyl pyrophosphate synthase-like; amino-acid sequence: MLSKVRRWPQIYSTVRATIGACCAHANHTTFAQPPVSQRIGKSARACSTMENPYPGVKISNEENREFMDAYPDIARDLAEIVGRDNNKDAAKWFRKALDYNIATNLKKNGPITALTYKCFVKGNELTAEKLKLALILGWSIELLHYALLMFDDIMDKSTTRRGQVCWNALENVGLNAVNDALMIENSTYVLLRKHFRHLDCYVDLIDLFHESCFECLRGQSIDMLIGKRNVSTFTMEACNAIVDHKTSSHLLYLPVAAGMHLAGVKNQKVYDECKAITFELGHFFQVQNDFLDCFGNPHKTGKTGTEDIQANKCTWLVASLLEKASPEQKNILEECYGQDDPEKLARVKQLYEELNIRHIYAKYEEESYRRIKKLIQNASEDAPREVFQLQLNVISDEAFL